A genome region from Bradyrhizobium commune includes the following:
- a CDS encoding glutathione S-transferase family protein, with translation MAVSLKLISHKLCPYVQRAVIALKEKGVPFERIDIDLANKPDWFLKLSPLGKVPVLVVTTEEGEVALFESNVICEYIEETQAGAKLHPADALKRAEHRAWMEFGSAILGDLWGLETTTDPATFESKRQALAAKFSRVEAALGAGPYFASERFGLVDAVFAPIFRYFDVFDELTELGIFSDLPKVCAWRDELAKRPSVRSAVGADYPQLLRAFLVRHDAHLLKLAA, from the coding sequence ATGGCCGTTTCGCTCAAACTGATCAGCCACAAGCTTTGCCCCTACGTGCAGCGCGCGGTGATCGCGCTCAAGGAGAAGGGCGTACCGTTCGAACGGATCGACATCGATCTCGCCAACAAGCCCGACTGGTTCCTGAAACTGTCGCCGCTCGGCAAGGTGCCGGTGCTGGTGGTGACGACCGAGGAGGGCGAGGTCGCGCTGTTCGAGAGCAACGTGATCTGCGAATACATTGAGGAGACGCAAGCGGGCGCGAAGCTGCATCCAGCCGATGCCCTGAAGCGCGCCGAGCACCGCGCCTGGATGGAGTTCGGCTCGGCGATCCTAGGCGATCTCTGGGGACTGGAGACGACGACGGATCCGGCGACGTTCGAAAGCAAGCGTCAGGCGCTTGCGGCGAAATTTTCGCGTGTCGAGGCTGCACTCGGAGCGGGGCCTTATTTCGCCAGCGAGCGGTTCGGCTTGGTCGATGCGGTGTTCGCACCGATCTTCCGCTATTTCGATGTGTTCGACGAGCTAACTGAGCTCGGCATCTTCAGTGATCTACCGAAGGTCTGCGCCTGGCGAGATGAGCTTGCAAAGCGTCCGAGCGTGCGCTCAGCGGTCGGCGCGGACTATCCGCAATTGCTGCGCGCCTTCCTGGTGCGGCACGACGCGCATCTCTTGAAGCTTGCGGCCTGA
- a CDS encoding anhydro-N-acetylmuramic acid kinase, whose protein sequence is MMLTALGLMSGTSLDGVDVALIETDGKQVKAFGPSGYRPYSPAERSLLRQALSEAVHLPQRDARPGILAEAERAVTLAHAEAVAAFVAQNRMKPEEIDIVGFHGQTVLHRPERRLTVQIGDAPALARAIHIPVMHDFRAADVAAGGQGAPFVPVYHRALTQALEREGPICVVNIGGVSNITYVDGNDTLIACDTGPGNALLDDFMYRTMNQAFDAEGKFAALGKVDEAWIAQALELPFFASPPPKSLDRNDFAALRLGDVPPADGAATLTAFTAAAIARIIPLLPRRPRSWIVCGGGARNLTMLRMLRERVGSATVEAAETLGWASDAIEAQAFGFLAARGLKGLPLSYPATTGVPMPMTGGVIARP, encoded by the coding sequence ATGATGTTGACGGCACTCGGTTTGATGAGCGGCACCTCGCTTGACGGGGTCGATGTCGCGCTGATCGAAACCGACGGAAAGCAGGTGAAGGCGTTCGGCCCGTCCGGCTACCGGCCCTATAGCCCGGCCGAGCGCAGTCTGCTGCGCCAGGCGCTGAGCGAAGCCGTGCACCTGCCGCAACGCGATGCACGGCCGGGCATTTTGGCCGAGGCCGAGCGCGCGGTGACGCTGGCCCATGCCGAGGCGGTGGCCGCCTTCGTCGCCCAGAACCGCATGAAGCCAGAAGAGATCGACATCGTCGGTTTCCATGGCCAGACCGTGCTGCATCGCCCCGAGCGGCGGCTGACGGTCCAGATCGGCGATGCGCCGGCACTCGCCAGGGCGATCCATATTCCCGTGATGCACGATTTTCGCGCCGCTGACGTCGCCGCCGGCGGCCAGGGCGCGCCGTTCGTTCCGGTCTACCACCGCGCGCTGACGCAAGCGCTGGAGCGCGAAGGGCCGATCTGCGTGGTCAATATCGGCGGTGTCTCCAACATCACCTATGTCGACGGCAACGACACCCTGATCGCCTGCGACACCGGGCCCGGCAACGCGCTGCTTGATGATTTCATGTACCGCACCATGAACCAGGCCTTCGATGCGGAGGGCAAGTTCGCAGCCCTCGGCAAGGTCGATGAGGCGTGGATCGCGCAGGCGCTGGAGCTGCCGTTCTTTGCATCGCCGCCACCGAAATCGCTCGACCGCAACGATTTTGCTGCGCTGAGGCTGGGCGATGTGCCGCCGGCCGACGGCGCTGCGACGCTCACCGCTTTCACGGCCGCCGCGATCGCGCGCATCATTCCCTTGCTGCCGCGGCGGCCGCGCAGCTGGATCGTCTGTGGCGGCGGCGCGCGCAACCTCACCATGCTGCGCATGCTGCGGGAGCGGGTGGGCTCGGCGACTGTCGAGGCCGCCGAGACGCTGGGCTGGGCCTCCGACGCAATCGAGGCGCAGGCCTTCGGCTTCCTCGCCGCGCGCGGGCTCAAGGGCCTGCCGCTGTCCTACCCGGCCACCACGGGTGTGCCGATGCCGATGACGGGCGGGGTGATCGCCAGGCCTTGA
- the tyrS gene encoding tyrosine--tRNA ligase: MTAFKSDFLNTLQERGFVHQCSDFEGLDALAAKGEATAYVGYDCTAPSLHIGNYLTMMMLHWLQESGNKPITLMGGGTTMVGDPSGKDETRAIRTVAEIEANKESIRGVFSKVLRYGDGKSDAIMLDNAEWLTRLNWIEMLRDVGRHFSVNRMLTMDSVRLRLEREQEMSFIEFNYMVCQAYDFVELAKRAGCKLQMGGSDQWGNIIMGVDLGRRMGTHQLYALTTPLLTTASGAKMGKTAQGAVWLNADQFSAYDFWQYWRNTEDADVGKFLKLFTTLPMSEIRKLEALAGSEINEAKKVLATEATALLHGRDAADAAAETARRTFEEGALAESLPTVEIPRGELDAGIGVLNAFVKAGLVASNGEARRQIKGGGLRVNDEPVTDEKMTLSAANLTPEGVIKLSFGKKKHVLIKPA, from the coding sequence ATGACTGCATTTAAATCGGATTTCCTCAATACCTTGCAGGAACGTGGTTTCGTCCACCAGTGCTCCGATTTCGAGGGGCTGGACGCGCTTGCCGCCAAGGGCGAGGCAACCGCCTATGTCGGCTACGATTGCACCGCGCCCTCGCTGCACATCGGCAACTACCTGACCATGATGATGCTGCACTGGCTCCAAGAGTCCGGCAACAAGCCGATCACGCTGATGGGCGGCGGCACCACCATGGTCGGCGATCCCTCCGGCAAGGACGAGACGCGCGCGATCCGCACTGTCGCCGAGATCGAGGCCAACAAGGAATCGATCCGCGGCGTGTTTTCGAAAGTGCTGCGCTATGGCGACGGCAAGAGCGACGCCATCATGCTCGACAACGCGGAGTGGCTGACCAGGCTCAACTGGATCGAGATGCTGCGCGACGTCGGCCGGCATTTCTCGGTCAACCGCATGCTGACCATGGACTCCGTGCGGCTGCGTCTCGAGCGCGAACAGGAGATGAGCTTCATCGAGTTCAACTACATGGTCTGCCAGGCCTACGACTTCGTCGAGCTCGCCAAGCGCGCCGGCTGCAAATTGCAGATGGGCGGCTCGGACCAGTGGGGCAACATCATCATGGGCGTCGATCTCGGCCGCCGCATGGGCACGCATCAGCTGTACGCGCTGACGACGCCGCTGCTGACCACCGCCTCGGGCGCCAAGATGGGCAAGACCGCGCAAGGCGCGGTCTGGCTCAACGCGGACCAGTTCAGCGCTTACGATTTCTGGCAGTACTGGCGCAACACCGAGGATGCCGACGTCGGCAAATTCCTGAAGCTGTTCACGACGCTGCCGATGAGCGAGATCCGGAAGCTCGAGGCGCTCGCAGGCTCAGAGATCAACGAGGCCAAGAAGGTGCTCGCCACCGAGGCGACAGCGCTGCTTCACGGCCGCGATGCCGCGGACGCGGCGGCGGAAACCGCACGACGCACGTTCGAGGAAGGCGCGCTCGCCGAGAGCCTGCCGACCGTGGAAATTCCGCGTGGCGAACTCGATGCCGGCATCGGCGTGCTCAACGCCTTCGTCAAGGCGGGCCTCGTCGCCTCCAATGGCGAGGCGCGGCGCCAGATCAAGGGCGGCGGCCTGCGCGTCAATGACGAGCCCGTCACCGACGAGAAGATGACGCTCTCGGCGGCCAATCTGACGCCGGAAGGCGTGATCAAGCTGTCCTTCGGCAAGAAGAAGCACGTCCTCATCAAGCCTGCATAG
- a CDS encoding MFS transporter: MDQNTPREQIGSTQQGAVRTALVVLALCFTLAVLGRGLSESFTVFLKPISENFGWDRAQVVSIYSLTWLISGLTAPLVGRLFDHSGPRIVYALGLLLLGSAFLIAAHAQSLWQFQLSIGICVGIGVAFIGNVPNSILLGRWFGPRLPTAMAVVYSAMGGGVLALLPASQLLIDHLGWRETYQLFGFAALGLLVPLMLLPWRRFAAGSPHVAKKTDPDFIDDGWTLVSAIRHHAFWALFSTFFFTAVGMYAIAAQIVAYLIDAGFPPLQAATAWGFSGVVLVFGMLGVSALDGLIGRRPSVLLSYAISILGIFLLWLLQYDPNVILLIGFVVCFGSMMGSRGPLITATAMKIFRGKRVGTIYGTISIGSGFGSAFGSWSGGLIHDTTHGYNALLVFALASVVLGMIPFLIVPALRR, from the coding sequence ATGGATCAGAACACGCCCAGGGAACAGATCGGCAGCACGCAGCAAGGTGCCGTACGCACCGCGCTCGTCGTGCTCGCGCTGTGTTTCACGCTGGCTGTGCTCGGGCGCGGCCTGAGCGAAAGTTTTACGGTTTTCCTCAAACCGATCTCGGAAAATTTCGGCTGGGATCGTGCGCAGGTCGTCTCGATCTACTCGCTGACCTGGCTCATCAGCGGACTGACCGCACCTTTGGTCGGGCGCCTGTTCGATCATTCCGGACCGCGCATCGTCTACGCGCTCGGGCTGCTCCTGCTCGGCTCGGCCTTCCTGATTGCTGCGCATGCGCAATCGCTCTGGCAATTCCAGCTCTCGATCGGCATCTGCGTCGGCATCGGCGTTGCCTTCATCGGCAATGTGCCGAACTCGATCCTGCTCGGCCGCTGGTTCGGGCCGCGGCTGCCGACCGCAATGGCTGTGGTCTATTCGGCAATGGGCGGCGGCGTGCTGGCGCTGCTGCCGGCCTCGCAACTGCTGATCGATCATCTCGGCTGGCGCGAGACCTATCAGCTGTTCGGGTTCGCCGCATTGGGCCTGCTGGTGCCGCTGATGCTGTTGCCATGGCGGCGGTTCGCGGCGGGCTCGCCGCACGTCGCCAAGAAGACCGATCCGGATTTCATCGACGACGGCTGGACGCTTGTGAGCGCGATCCGCCACCACGCGTTCTGGGCGCTGTTCTCGACCTTCTTCTTCACCGCCGTCGGCATGTATGCGATCGCCGCGCAAATCGTTGCCTACCTGATCGACGCGGGCTTCCCGCCGCTCCAGGCCGCGACGGCCTGGGGCTTTTCCGGCGTCGTACTGGTGTTCGGCATGTTGGGGGTGTCCGCGCTCGACGGGCTGATCGGGCGGAGGCCTTCGGTGCTGCTGAGCTACGCGATCTCGATCCTGGGCATCTTCCTGCTCTGGCTGTTGCAGTATGATCCGAACGTCATCCTGCTAATCGGCTTCGTCGTCTGTTTCGGCAGCATGATGGGCTCGCGCGGACCGCTGATCACCGCAACCGCAATGAAGATTTTTCGGGGCAAGCGGGTCGGCACCATCTACGGCACCATCTCGATCGGCAGCGGGTTCGGCTCGGCATTCGGTTCCTGGAGCGGCGGCCTGATCCACGATACGACGCACGGCTACAACGCGTTGCTTGTCTTCGCACTTGCGAGCGTGGTGCTCGGGATGATCCCGTTTCTGATCGTGCCCGCCTTGCGGCGCTAG
- a CDS encoding DoxX family protein translates to MDFPYLSRFQPVLLSLFRFITGLLLFQYGVAKLFKFPVLPYFADIPPLIYAAGTLELVLGATLMLGLFTRLSAFILAGEMAFAYFMGHMLKTGTPVFLPLLNGGTAAILFCFACLYLSAAGGGLVSVDALMGKESAAPGGAFARR, encoded by the coding sequence ATGGACTTTCCCTATCTCTCTCGCTTTCAACCGGTTCTCTTGAGCCTGTTCCGCTTCATCACCGGACTGCTGCTGTTCCAGTATGGCGTCGCAAAACTTTTCAAGTTTCCGGTGCTTCCCTACTTCGCCGACATTCCGCCGCTGATCTACGCAGCCGGCACGCTCGAGCTGGTGCTCGGCGCGACGTTGATGCTCGGCCTGTTCACCCGGCTCTCGGCCTTCATCCTCGCAGGTGAAATGGCCTTCGCCTACTTCATGGGCCACATGTTGAAGACCGGCACGCCGGTGTTCCTGCCGCTGCTCAATGGCGGCACCGCAGCGATCCTGTTCTGCTTCGCCTGCCTCTATCTCTCGGCCGCGGGCGGCGGCTTGGTCAGCGTCGACGCGCTGATGGGCAAGGAGAGCGCCGCGCCGGGCGGCGCCTTCGCGCGGCGCTGA
- a CDS encoding YhdP family protein, which translates to MPGRGASIPVDGGGPGGAQSYDGRLYREAMARNTSPQDHTRDFDRRGGHQEPPEWDEADWDPDQEEEAGHRARRLLSRSSSRFRVGDSFSWFWRLLPSGRWLRRLAVVLGTLIVIFVGCFGALWWRLGAGPINLDMATPWLAAAIEDNIGHGNTVEVGGTQIERAGRIRIAVRIRDIIVRDHDRAIVASAPKAEVRLSGAALLTGQLRAESLNLVDAELAIRIAPDGTVTVSAGDTAKPLATGVASKREAGLPPTFPRNGVAPPPVATAPASPDASQAAPQAIAQNGILQGLDWLDSLSMTGLDGQNLNEIGLKNGNLIVDDQQRGSKWAFENITLSLRRPSHGGVALSVGEEGAHPWSLRATIGPAEYGVRSVDIRADKVSTSNILLALRVKDLTYTADLPLTGELKGELGRDGVPTFFRGKVTIGAGNITDTDTPDYPMAIDSAEINVEWDASRRVLVAPFKILSGANRLTLLAHLEPPNGTTNDWQLGFSGGSILLGGIDNEPPLVFNRIAIGFRFDTDHKRLLLTQADISNGEIGVAGTGAIDYSGEPRLTLGFAGTPMSASALKRMWPTLIVPELRQWVIERIERGTLQRIEVGVNSPTRNLPRKGPPIPDDGLSVNIVASGVAVRPVDGMPVVHDADLKAHVTGRTATVNIGQGIADTPAGRKVTISDFIFEVPDMAPKPSPSRTRFRVDGPVPAAAEMLANDRLSDLSATVVDPNTSKGTFSANIQLGLPVKGELTKADTTYAVTADLNGFAADKLVMNQKLEANNLKIVASNQGYQVKGDVKINGQAASLDYRKPTEGDADVKLQTTLDDASRARLGFDLSPAVSGSVPVKVSGKIAGGPDQTTKLGIEADLTSVKLDNILPGWVKLPGKSSKATFKVVPTAQSTRLEDIVVEGGGASIRGSLEVDPNGDLMNANFPTYSPSDGDKASLKVERGQDGVVRGTMRGDVFDGRGFLKSAISGNSKDDSKSKLKNVDFDVDVKLGAVAGFNGEAMRSVDAKMSKRSGAIRAFSLSGRIGKDTPVAADLRGGRAQGSREVIYLQTNDAGALLRFTDTYTKAQGGQMVVAMEPPTSEPNTSREGLINVRDFTVKGEAQLERVAAGAPNGTPGGVTFNALRAEFTRQNGALTIRDGVVKGPMIGATIEGSIDYPGNQVCMSGTFVPMYGVNNIFGQIPLFGIFLGGGNNEGLIGVTYEVVGTPAAPVMRVNPISAMAPGLFRKIFEFNTGKQNTPIDELPSAQSGDSQTGSARPLSSGCSLVRR; encoded by the coding sequence ATGCCGGGGCGGGGAGCTTCGATCCCCGTCGATGGCGGCGGACCCGGCGGCGCTCAATCCTACGACGGGCGCCTGTATCGAGAGGCAATGGCAAGGAATACGTCGCCCCAGGATCACACTCGCGATTTCGATCGGCGCGGCGGCCACCAGGAGCCGCCGGAATGGGACGAAGCCGACTGGGATCCCGATCAGGAGGAGGAGGCGGGCCATCGCGCGCGCCGCCTATTGTCGCGTTCCAGTTCGCGCTTCCGTGTCGGTGACAGTTTCTCGTGGTTTTGGCGGTTGCTGCCGAGCGGACGCTGGCTTCGCCGGCTCGCCGTCGTGCTCGGCACGCTCATCGTCATCTTCGTCGGCTGTTTTGGTGCGCTGTGGTGGCGTCTTGGCGCCGGCCCCATCAACCTCGATATGGCGACGCCGTGGCTCGCCGCCGCCATTGAGGACAACATCGGCCACGGCAACACGGTCGAGGTCGGCGGCACCCAGATCGAGCGGGCCGGGCGGATTCGCATTGCCGTGCGTATCCGCGACATCATCGTGCGCGATCACGACCGTGCCATCGTTGCCAGCGCGCCAAAGGCCGAGGTGAGGCTGTCGGGTGCGGCGCTGCTGACGGGGCAGCTGCGCGCCGAAAGCCTCAATCTCGTCGATGCGGAGCTTGCGATCCGGATCGCCCCCGACGGGACCGTCACGGTGTCGGCGGGCGACACCGCGAAACCGCTAGCAACCGGCGTCGCCTCCAAGAGGGAAGCGGGCTTGCCGCCGACTTTCCCGCGCAACGGAGTTGCGCCGCCTCCTGTCGCGACAGCGCCTGCGAGCCCCGACGCGTCCCAGGCTGCACCTCAAGCCATCGCGCAGAACGGTATTCTTCAGGGCCTCGACTGGCTCGACAGCCTGAGCATGACCGGTCTCGACGGCCAGAACCTCAACGAGATCGGTCTCAAGAACGGCAATCTGATCGTCGACGATCAGCAGCGCGGCAGCAAATGGGCGTTTGAGAACATCACGCTCAGCCTGCGCCGGCCAAGCCATGGCGGTGTCGCGCTCAGCGTCGGCGAAGAAGGCGCGCATCCGTGGTCGCTGCGCGCCACGATCGGACCAGCCGAGTATGGCGTGCGTTCCGTCGATATCCGTGCCGACAAGGTCTCGACGTCCAACATCCTGCTGGCACTGCGGGTGAAGGATCTGACTTACACTGCCGATCTGCCGCTGACCGGCGAGCTCAAGGGCGAGCTCGGACGCGACGGCGTGCCGACATTTTTCCGCGGCAAGGTCACGATCGGTGCGGGCAACATCACCGACACCGATACGCCCGACTATCCGATGGCGATCGACTCGGCCGAGATCAATGTCGAGTGGGACGCAAGCCGTCGCGTCTTGGTGGCGCCGTTCAAGATCCTTTCCGGCGCCAACCGCCTGACGCTGCTGGCCCATCTCGAGCCGCCGAACGGCACCACCAACGACTGGCAGCTCGGCTTCAGCGGCGGCTCGATCCTGCTCGGCGGCATCGACAACGAGCCGCCGCTCGTCTTCAACCGCATCGCGATCGGATTCCGCTTCGACACCGACCACAAGCGGCTGCTGCTGACGCAAGCCGACATCTCCAACGGCGAGATCGGTGTCGCCGGCACCGGCGCGATCGACTATTCGGGCGAGCCGCGCCTGACGCTCGGCTTTGCGGGAACGCCGATGTCGGCGTCCGCGCTGAAGCGGATGTGGCCGACGCTGATCGTGCCGGAGCTTCGCCAATGGGTGATCGAGCGGATCGAGCGCGGCACGCTTCAGCGCATCGAGGTCGGCGTCAATTCGCCGACGCGTAACCTTCCCCGCAAGGGGCCGCCGATTCCCGACGACGGTCTGTCCGTCAACATCGTCGCGAGCGGTGTCGCGGTCCGTCCCGTCGACGGCATGCCCGTGGTGCACGATGCCGACCTCAAGGCGCACGTGACCGGGCGCACGGCGACCGTGAATATCGGGCAAGGCATTGCCGACACGCCCGCGGGCCGCAAGGTCACGATCTCCGATTTCATCTTCGAGGTGCCGGACATGGCACCGAAACCATCGCCGTCGCGGACCAGATTCCGAGTCGACGGGCCCGTGCCGGCGGCGGCAGAAATGCTCGCCAATGATCGCCTGAGCGATCTGTCGGCGACCGTGGTCGATCCCAACACCAGCAAAGGCACGTTCTCGGCCAACATCCAGCTTGGCCTGCCGGTCAAGGGCGAGCTGACCAAGGCCGACACCACTTACGCCGTGACCGCGGACCTCAACGGCTTTGCGGCCGACAAGCTGGTGATGAACCAGAAGCTCGAGGCCAACAATCTCAAGATCGTCGCCAGCAACCAGGGTTATCAGGTCAAGGGCGACGTCAAGATCAACGGGCAGGCGGCCTCGCTCGACTATCGCAAGCCGACCGAGGGCGATGCCGACGTCAAATTGCAGACGACGCTGGACGATGCCAGCCGTGCGCGCCTGGGCTTCGACCTGAGCCCGGCGGTCAGCGGCTCGGTACCGGTCAAGGTGTCGGGCAAGATTGCCGGCGGTCCTGACCAGACCACGAAACTCGGCATCGAGGCCGACCTCACCTCGGTCAAGCTCGACAACATCCTTCCCGGCTGGGTCAAGCTGCCCGGCAAGTCCAGCAAGGCCACGTTCAAGGTGGTGCCGACGGCACAATCGACGCGGCTCGAGGACATCGTCGTCGAAGGCGGCGGCGCCTCGATCAGGGGCTCGCTGGAAGTCGACCCGAACGGCGACCTCATGAATGCGAACTTCCCGACCTACTCGCCGTCCGATGGCGACAAGGCGTCGTTGAAGGTGGAACGTGGCCAGGATGGCGTGGTGAGGGGTACCATGCGTGGCGACGTGTTCGACGGTCGCGGCTTCCTGAAGTCGGCGATCTCAGGCAATTCCAAGGACGATTCCAAGAGCAAGCTGAAGAATGTCGATTTCGACGTCGACGTGAAGCTCGGCGCGGTCGCTGGCTTCAACGGCGAGGCGATGCGCAGCGTCGATGCCAAGATGTCGAAGCGTAGTGGCGCCATCAGGGCCTTCTCGCTGAGCGGCAGGATCGGCAAAGACACGCCGGTGGCGGCGGATTTGCGCGGCGGACGCGCGCAGGGCAGCCGCGAGGTGATCTACCTCCAGACCAACGATGCGGGCGCATTGCTGCGCTTCACCGACACCTACACCAAGGCCCAGGGCGGCCAGATGGTGGTGGCGATGGAGCCGCCGACATCCGAGCCGAACACGTCCCGCGAGGGTCTCATCAACGTGCGCGACTTCACGGTGAAGGGCGAGGCGCAGCTCGAGCGCGTCGCCGCGGGCGCTCCGAACGGCACCCCCGGGGGCGTCACCTTCAACGCGCTGCGCGCAGAGTTCACCCGCCAGAACGGCGCGCTCACGATCCGCGATGGCGTCGTCAAGGGACCAATGATCGGCGCCACCATCGAAGGCTCGATCGACTATCCCGGCAACCAGGTTTGCATGAGCGGCACCTTCGTGCCGATGTACGGCGTGAACAACATCTTTGGTCAGATCCCGTTGTTCGGCATCTTCCTCGGCGGCGGCAACAACGAGGGATTGATCGGCGTCACCTATGAGGTCGTCGGCACGCCGGCCGCACCGGTGATGCGCGTCAATCCGATCTCGGCGATGGCGCCGGGCCTGTTTCGCAAGATCTTCGAATTCAATACCGGCAAGCAGAACACGCCGATCGACGAGCTGCCGTCGGCGCAGTCAGGCGACAGCCAGACGGGATCGGCAAGGCCGCTGTCGAGCGGCTGCAGCCTGGTGCGGCGGTAG
- a CDS encoding peroxiredoxin has protein sequence MSKKSRKKSSKTSSGSPTAKKKAAKTRASAQTRPAKTKRATTSKSTKPTAKAASHKAASKRLKSSEKPSKPAASKPVSSTPALAEGQKAPTFHLPRDGGSVVTLADYAGQKLVLFFYPRADTPGCTREAIDFTRLKDAFAKAGTSVLGISADPLKAQEKFRDKHSLDIPLISDEQHEMLEAYGAWGEKSMYGKSFLGILRTTVLIGSDGNVARVWRNVRVDGHADEVLAAATSL, from the coding sequence ATGTCCAAGAAATCCCGAAAGAAATCGTCCAAAACGTCCTCCGGCAGTCCGACAGCTAAAAAGAAGGCCGCGAAAACGCGGGCATCTGCTCAAACACGTCCCGCGAAGACAAAGCGGGCGACAACCAGCAAATCAACCAAGCCAACAGCAAAAGCAGCATCGCATAAGGCCGCATCGAAACGGTTAAAATCCTCTGAAAAGCCCTCTAAGCCCGCCGCCTCCAAACCTGTCTCTTCCACGCCCGCCCTGGCCGAAGGTCAGAAGGCCCCCACCTTCCATCTGCCCCGCGATGGCGGCAGCGTGGTGACGCTCGCCGATTATGCCGGCCAAAAGCTTGTCCTGTTCTTCTATCCCCGCGCCGACACGCCGGGCTGTACCCGCGAGGCGATCGACTTCACGCGGCTCAAGGACGCCTTCGCCAAGGCGGGCACGTCCGTGCTCGGCATCTCCGCCGATCCGTTAAAGGCCCAGGAGAAGTTCCGCGACAAGCACAGCCTCGACATTCCCCTGATCTCGGACGAGCAGCACGAGATGCTGGAGGCCTATGGCGCCTGGGGCGAAAAATCCATGTATGGCAAGAGCTTCCTCGGGATTCTTCGCACCACGGTGCTGATCGGATCCGACGGCAATGTGGCCAGGGTCTGGCGCAACGTCCGCGTCGATGGCCATGCGGACGAGGTGCTGGCGGCGGCAACAAGTCTTTAA
- a CDS encoding M23 family metallopeptidase produces MSKSSAQYSQYPQHHPHDHGRAFNRRPAAAVAAAIPLPATDDAYTIVHHGKQVRLGPVVFWIVVGTVVLLGVWSAATATYFAFRDDVLTRLIARQAEMQYAYEDRIAELRAKVDRTTSRQLLDQEQFDQKLDQIMKRQTALESRATALGAMPDVTGSIPRSTPQRGDAPQTTTQGTPKPSPISDTVIFVAPPDREARLESRAPTVVAPTVSQFANNQGFDNVLVRLTSSLDQVERRQIAALSAVEEGMDARMRRMRGVVSDLGLNMASLEAAVPRTAMGGPFVPVKLNANAGPFEKQLYRINLTRADMDRLNRTLALVPYRKPVIGEVEFTSGFGVRSDPFLGRPAMHTGLDFRASTGDPVRVTANGKVVSAGWSGGYGRMVEVDHGNGLSTRYGHLSEISVKVGEVVKIGQVVGLVGSTGRSTGPHLHYETRIDGEAVDPQKFLRAGVRLSAG; encoded by the coding sequence ATGTCGAAAAGTTCTGCCCAATATTCGCAGTACCCCCAGCATCATCCCCACGACCACGGACGGGCCTTCAATCGTCGTCCGGCCGCCGCAGTTGCCGCCGCCATTCCCCTGCCCGCGACCGACGATGCCTACACTATCGTGCATCACGGCAAGCAGGTTCGCCTGGGGCCCGTGGTGTTCTGGATCGTGGTCGGCACCGTCGTTCTGCTCGGAGTATGGTCGGCAGCGACGGCTACCTATTTCGCGTTCCGCGACGATGTCCTGACCCGACTGATCGCCCGCCAGGCCGAGATGCAATATGCCTATGAGGACCGCATCGCCGAGCTGCGTGCCAAGGTCGACCGCACGACCAGCCGTCAGCTGCTCGACCAGGAGCAGTTCGACCAGAAGCTCGACCAGATCATGAAGCGCCAGACGGCGCTGGAGTCCCGGGCCACGGCGCTCGGCGCCATGCCTGACGTCACCGGATCGATCCCCCGCTCGACGCCGCAGCGTGGCGATGCGCCCCAGACGACGACGCAAGGCACGCCAAAACCGTCGCCAATCAGCGACACCGTGATTTTCGTGGCGCCGCCCGATCGCGAAGCCCGACTCGAATCGCGCGCGCCAACCGTGGTCGCGCCAACAGTCAGTCAATTCGCCAACAACCAGGGGTTTGACAACGTCCTGGTCCGACTGACGAGCTCGCTTGACCAGGTCGAGCGCCGCCAGATCGCGGCGCTCAGCGCTGTCGAGGAAGGCATGGATGCCCGCATGCGGCGGATGCGCGGCGTGGTCAGCGACCTCGGTTTGAACATGGCCAGCCTCGAGGCCGCCGTGCCACGGACCGCGATGGGCGGACCTTTTGTCCCCGTCAAACTCAATGCCAATGCGGGGCCGTTCGAGAAGCAGCTCTATCGTATCAACCTCACCCGCGCCGACATGGACCGGCTCAACCGCACACTGGCGCTCGTGCCCTATCGCAAACCCGTCATCGGCGAGGTCGAGTTCACCTCCGGTTTCGGCGTGCGCAGCGATCCCTTCCTCGGCCGCCCCGCGATGCACACCGGTCTCGACTTCCGCGCCTCGACCGGCGATCCCGTACGCGTCACTGCGAACGGCAAGGTGGTCTCGGCCGGCTGGTCCGGCGGCTATGGCCGTATGGTCGAGGTCGACCACGGCAACGGGCTCTCGACCCGCTATGGCCATCTCTCCGAGATCAGCGTCAAGGTCGGCGAGGTCGTGAAGATCGGCCAAGTTGTCGGCCTCGTCGGCTCGACCGGCCGTTCGACCGGCCCGCATCTGCATTACGAAACCCGCATCGACGGCGAAGCGGTCGATCCGCAGAAATTTTTGCGCGCCGGTGTGCGCCTGAGCGCGGGCTAG